A single genomic interval of Acidobacteriota bacterium harbors:
- a CDS encoding flavodoxin domain-containing protein, with the protein MTRVLIVYWSDYGNTKKMAEAAAKGVGTIADAEAVIKTTEEATAIDVTAADALVIGSPTHMGSMDWHVKKFIDEVCGGLWMKDALSGRVGGVFATGSGYGSAGGGCEMAMLSMISNLAELGLVVVPLPKHTPGYPQGGLQWGPYGRSAGPNLEQKELAEEPLVAARHHGANIARLAVKLGEPVTFAR; encoded by the coding sequence ATGACCAGAGTGCTGATAGTGTACTGGTCGGATTACGGCAACACCAAAAAAATGGCCGAGGCCGCTGCCAAGGGTGTCGGCACCATAGCTGACGCCGAGGCCGTGATCAAGACCACCGAGGAGGCCACTGCGATCGACGTGACCGCCGCCGATGCTCTCGTAATTGGTTCGCCGACGCATATGGGTTCGATGGACTGGCACGTGAAGAAGTTCATAGACGAGGTGTGCGGCGGCCTGTGGATGAAAGACGCGCTGTCCGGCCGGGTCGGCGGTGTGTTTGCCACCGGCAGCGGGTACGGCAGTGCCGGGGGCGGCTGCGAGATGGCTATGCTCTCCATGATAAGCAACCTGGCCGAACTGGGCCTTGTCGTCGTGCCGCTGCCCAAGCATACTCCCGGATATCCCCAGGGCGGTCTGCAATGGGGTCCCTACGGACGGTCCGCCGGGCCGAATCTGGAGCAGAAAGAACTGGCCGAGGAGCCGCTGGTGGCCGCGCGGCATCATGGCGCCAACATCGCCCGGCTGGCCGTGAAACTCGGCGAACCGGTCACCTTTGCCAGATAG
- a CDS encoding DJ-1 family glyoxalase III — translation MAKRVLVIVANGYEDMETVVPVDVLTRADVEVTIAGLEKGPVKGAYGSTIVPDTTLDRIDGLYDALVLPGGVDNAERLAAHPGVVKQVHAHNDAGKLVCAICASPALVLAEAAGILDGRKATGYPDFSNKLAAYGAVVTDQVVTVDGNIITGMGPGAALPFALAVAGYLVGAEIPDGMAQRWRITY, via the coding sequence GTGGCAAAACGAGTTCTCGTGATAGTGGCAAACGGTTATGAGGACATGGAAACCGTGGTGCCGGTCGACGTGCTTACGCGGGCCGATGTGGAAGTCACCATCGCCGGCCTGGAAAAAGGGCCGGTCAAGGGGGCGTACGGCAGCACGATTGTACCTGATACAACGCTGGACCGCATCGACGGCCTGTACGATGCCCTGGTACTTCCGGGCGGGGTGGACAACGCCGAGCGTCTTGCCGCCCATCCCGGGGTCGTCAAGCAGGTGCATGCTCATAACGACGCGGGCAAGCTCGTATGTGCCATATGCGCCTCACCGGCTCTTGTTCTGGCCGAGGCGGCCGGGATCCTGGACGGCCGAAAAGCCACCGGTTACCCCGACTTCAGCAACAAGCTGGCCGCATACGGAGCGGTGGTCACTGATCAGGTAGTGACGGTCGACGGCAACATCATAACCGGCATGGGTCCGGGTGCGGCCCTGCCCTTCGCCCTGGCTGTGGCCGGGTACCTGGTCGGTGCTGAAATCCCTGATGGAATGGCGCAGCGGTGGCGGATCACCTACTGA